Within Thermodesulfovibrio thiophilus DSM 17215, the genomic segment ACTACCCCGCCCTTACGGGCAGGGCTTCCTGGTTCGTAGAGGTCTGTATCCAAACCTCTCCCCAGGCGTTACTTCCCGCAGTTCCTGCGGTAGATTTCAGTAAAATATTTCGAGCAGCATTGTAGTCTCTATCTATAACAACATTACAGAAAGGGCATCTGTGTATCCTATCTGCAAGTGTCTTGTCAACAGGTTGACCACAAACACTGCACTTGATGCTCGTATATTGAGGGGACTCCTTCTCTATCTTACAACCAGCTTCTTCCGCTTTGTATGTAAGATAATTGAGAAACTGTCCCCCATCCAGCATCAGAAATATGCTTTGCAAGATGGTGGTTTTTGACCATT encodes:
- a CDS encoding zinc ribbon domain-containing protein → MLDGGQFLNYLTYKAEEAGCKIEKESPQYTSIKCSVCGQPVDKTLADRIHRCPFCNVVIDRDYNAARNILLKSTAGTAGSNAWGEVWIQTSTNQEALPVRAG